A genomic segment from Glycine soja cultivar W05 chromosome 18, ASM419377v2, whole genome shotgun sequence encodes:
- the LOC114394979 gene encoding uncharacterized protein LOC114394979: MGGKSGVVWILLPLIAAASCLLSPATANSTTIYEELRAQGLPVGLLPKGIAKYSLNASSGEFEVWMKEPCNAKFENEVHYDSNIKGVLGYGRIGKLSGVSAQELFLWFPVKGIRVDVPTSGLIHFDVGVADKQFSLSLFEDPPDCNPQAQVNVGGGEGERRAAW; the protein is encoded by the coding sequence ATGGGTGGTAAATCTGGCGTAGTTTGGATTTTGCTGCCGCTGATCGCCGCCGCGTCGTGTCTGTTATCGCCGGCGACGGCGAATTCGACGACGATATACGAGGAGCTCCGGGCGCAGGGTCTTCCGGTGGGGCTTCTCCCGAAGGGAATCGCGAAGTACTCGCTGAACGCTAGCAGCGGGGAATTCGAGGTGTGGATGAAGGAACCGTGCAACGCGAAGTTCGAGAACGAGGTGCACTACGACTCCAACATAAAGGGTGTTCTAGGGTACGGTCGGATCGGGAAATTATCCGGTGTGTCGGCGCAGGAGCTCTTCCTGTGGTTTCCCGTGAAGGGAATTAGGGTTGATGTTCCGACCTCGGGGCTCATTCATTTCGATGTTGGTGTTGCGGATAAGCAGTTCTCCCTCTCGCTCTTTGAAGATCCTCCTGATTGTAACCCCCAGGCCCAG